A part of Rhodospirillales bacterium RIFCSPLOWO2_02_FULL_58_16 genomic DNA contains:
- a CDS encoding ATP-dependent DNA helicase RecG: MRPEILFPLFRPITSLPGVGPQVAKSMEKAAGGHVVDLYWHLPGGVIDRRYAPVVAEARPGVVATITVKVDRHVKPANRRLPYKVYCSDDTGVLALIFFHAHGDYLKRVLPEGERRVVSGKVDIFNQEVQITHPDHIATLDEISSLQAVEPVYPLSAGLSLKVLNKALAFALKSAPEPEEWIDAAYLSRHGWKPWIQALKEAHKPQSEADLDPHTPARCRLAYDELLANQLALAMVRLNMRRRSGRSISGDGGMRQKVIAALPFSLTAAQERALGEITADMAENTRMLRLLQGDVGSGKTVVAFLAMLNAVETGVQAAMMAPTEILARQHLATIEPLAEAAGVKVALLTGREKGKARQAVLNGLCGGETALAVGTHALFQDDVVFKDLGLAVIDEQHRFGVHQRLTLAAKGCADMLVMTATPIPRTLMLTAYGDMDVSRLTEKPPGRAAVDTRVMPLERLGDVTGAVSRSLRKGARVYWVCPLIEESEALDMAAAEDRFESLKEVFGERVGLVHGRMKGKDKDAAMKGFAEGAVDVLVATTVIEVGVDVPEATVMIIEHAERFGLAQLHQLRGRIGRGGKPSTCLLLYAGPLTAAANDRLRIMRETDDGFKIAEEDLRLRGAGDLLGARQSGLPEFRLADIAVHGELLAAARDDAQLIIDRDPDLTSKRGQALRTLLYLFERDAAVKYLRSG, encoded by the coding sequence ATGCGCCCGGAAATATTGTTTCCCTTGTTCAGGCCGATTACCTCGCTGCCCGGCGTCGGGCCGCAGGTCGCCAAGTCGATGGAAAAGGCGGCGGGCGGCCATGTGGTTGATCTTTACTGGCACCTGCCCGGCGGCGTAATCGACCGTCGCTATGCGCCCGTCGTGGCCGAGGCCAGGCCGGGAGTAGTGGCGACGATCACGGTAAAGGTTGATCGTCACGTCAAACCGGCCAACCGCCGCCTGCCCTACAAGGTGTATTGCTCGGACGATACCGGCGTGCTGGCGCTGATTTTCTTCCACGCTCACGGCGATTACCTCAAGCGCGTCCTTCCCGAAGGCGAACGGCGCGTGGTCAGCGGCAAAGTGGATATCTTCAATCAGGAAGTCCAGATTACCCACCCCGACCATATCGCCACCCTTGATGAGATCAGCAGCTTGCAGGCGGTGGAGCCGGTCTATCCGCTGAGCGCCGGCCTGTCCCTGAAGGTGTTGAACAAGGCCCTGGCCTTTGCCCTCAAGTCGGCGCCGGAGCCGGAGGAATGGATCGACGCCGCTTATTTGTCGCGCCACGGCTGGAAACCATGGATTCAGGCATTGAAGGAGGCTCATAAACCACAAAGCGAGGCGGACCTTGACCCGCATACCCCCGCCCGTTGCCGTCTCGCCTACGACGAGCTTCTGGCCAACCAGCTTGCCCTGGCCATGGTGCGCCTCAACATGCGCCGCCGGTCGGGACGTTCGATCAGCGGCGACGGCGGGATGAGGCAAAAGGTCATCGCCGCCCTGCCCTTCTCCCTGACCGCCGCCCAGGAGCGGGCGCTCGGCGAAATTACCGCTGACATGGCCGAGAACACCCGCATGTTGCGTCTTTTGCAGGGCGATGTCGGTAGCGGCAAGACGGTGGTCGCCTTTCTCGCCATGCTCAATGCGGTGGAGACCGGGGTCCAGGCGGCGATGATGGCGCCCACCGAGATCCTCGCCCGCCAGCATCTGGCGACCATCGAACCGCTTGCCGAAGCCGCCGGAGTGAAGGTGGCGCTGCTTACCGGGCGCGAAAAGGGAAAGGCCCGTCAGGCGGTGCTGAACGGCCTGTGCGGCGGCGAGACGGCGCTGGCCGTCGGCACCCACGCCCTTTTTCAGGACGATGTCGTCTTCAAGGACCTGGGGCTGGCGGTGATCGACGAGCAGCACCGCTTCGGCGTTCACCAGCGCCTGACTCTGGCCGCCAAGGGATGCGCCGACATGCTGGTGATGACGGCGACGCCGATCCCCCGCACCCTGATGCTCACCGCTTATGGCGACATGGACGTTTCCCGACTTACCGAAAAGCCGCCGGGACGCGCCGCCGTCGATACCAGGGTCATGCCCCTGGAGCGGCTGGGAGACGTCACCGGCGCCGTTTCCCGCTCGTTGCGCAAGGGAGCCAGGGTCTATTGGGTATGCCCGCTGATCGAGGAATCAGAAGCGCTGGACATGGCCGCCGCCGAGGATCGCTTCGAAAGCCTGAAGGAAGTATTCGGCGAGCGGGTGGGACTGGTGCACGGACGCATGAAGGGCAAGGACAAGGACGCGGCAATGAAGGGCTTTGCCGAAGGGGCGGTGGACGTTCTGGTCGCCACCACGGTAATCGAGGTCGGCGTCGATGTGCCGGAAGCGACGGTGATGATCATCGAACACGCCGAACGTTTCGGCCTGGCCCAGCTTCATCAGTTGCGGGGCCGCATCGGGCGCGGCGGCAAGCCCTCCACCTGCCTGTTGCTTTACGCCGGGCCATTGACTGCGGCGGCCAATGACCGTCTGCGGATCATGCGCGAGACCGACGACGGCTTTAAAATCGCCGAGGAAGACCTGCGTCTGAGGGGGGCCGGAGATCTTCTCGGCGCCCGCCAGAGCGGATTGCCGGAATTCCGCCTCGCCGACATCGCCGTCCATGGCGAGTTGCTGGCGGCGGCCCGCGACGACGCTCAACTGATTATTGACCGCGACCCGGACCTAACCTCAAAGCGCGGACAAGCGCTGCGCACTCTTCTCTACCTGTTCGAGCGCGACGCGGCGGTGAAATACCTGCGCTCGGGGTAA
- a CDS encoding GTP-binding protein, with product MTGLKFEEASYKIRGAIFEVYREMGCGFLESVYQECLEKEFGKQEIPFVARRELILRYKRDRLEQTFKPDFICFEQIIVEIKAVKKLVVEHQAQIHNYLKATGLELGLLVSFGHYPKVEIERIVR from the coding sequence ATGACAGGCCTTAAGTTTGAAGAGGCGAGCTATAAAATACGAGGAGCCATCTTCGAGGTGTACCGCGAGATGGGTTGCGGATTTTTGGAATCGGTCTATCAGGAATGTCTGGAGAAAGAATTCGGCAAACAGGAAATTCCTTTTGTTGCCCGGCGCGAGCTGATTCTGCGATATAAGAGGGATCGCCTGGAGCAGACTTTCAAACCGGACTTTATCTGCTTTGAACAGATTATCGTCGAAATCAAAGCGGTGAAGAAACTGGTGGTCGAACACCAGGCACAGATTCACAATTACCTAAAGGCAACCGGTCTTGAACTGGGGCTACTGGTCAGCTTCGGTCATTATCCGAAAGTCGAAATCGAGCGGATTGTCAGATGA
- a CDS encoding transcription-repair coupling factor, with translation MKFIEKIPKRINRILISGAPGGYDALILAELARGRAGDRDIVFIARDDVRRTRMADALSYFAPELEHMEFPAWDCLPYDRVSPDPGIVAKRIDALTRLLMPRTEGKARVVLTTVSAFLQRVPPRNFFDGATMRVVAGVSLRMDQVVAFLTLNGYLRSDTVMNPGEFAVRGGIIDIFPGGSESAFRLDFFGDEIDAIRVFDSISQRTTGKAEEFSINPVSEIPLTEEAVSRFRSGYRELFGAPARDDVLYEAVSAGRRHRGMEHWMALFHERMETLLDYLPGAALVLDHQGEEAGEARLDLIAEYYAARRVIADGKTASAAPPYNPVPAQRLYLGREQWQALLVDRKVYDLSPFSSPDAELSVDAEGRLGRDFADARNSPDVNVFDALRAHLQVEREGCRRVLIAAFTAGSLERLAKVMEEHDIGVLHRIERWDQFPAMDAGSVAICVFAVERGFTAPGLTVIAEQDILGERLSVRGRRRARPEDYIAEASSLREGDLVVHIDHGIARYGGLVNIEVVGAPHDCLLLIYTGNDKLFLPVENINLISRYGSEQASAQLDRLGGAAWQARKARMKQRIRDMADELIKVAAARALRPAPTMAPDSGAFEEFCARFPFEETEDQQAAITNTINDLASGIPTDRLVCGDVGFGKTEVAMRAAFVAALSGRQVAVVTPTTLLCRQHFQTFRERFAGFPIKIEQLSRMVTLKKANEVKRGLADGSVDVVIGTHALVAKNIQFRDLGLLVVDEEQHFGVTHKERLKKLKSDVHVLTLTATPIPRTLQLALSGVRELSIIASPPVDRLAVRTFILPYDPLIIREALLRERYRGGQSFYVCPRIEDMDGVARGLKELVPELKLAFVHGRMPPSEIEDVMTAFYDGSFDVLLSTNIIESGLDLPSVNTIVIHRADMFGLAQLYQLRGRVGRSKVRAYAYLTLPPRQKLSATAEKRLEVMHTLDTLGAGFTLASYDLDIRGAGNLLGGEQSGHIREVGIELYQQMLEEAVAEARGVDGGAGSGEEWSPQIDIGMPVLIPELYVSDLTVRLNLYRRIARLADPGEIDAFAAEMIDRFGALPQEVENLLQTMAVKRLCMECGVDKVDAGPKGAVVSFRNADFANPQGLIGFITANVGTVKLRPDHKLVFMRVWDNHKERLAGVQYLLKELVKIAEAAAG, from the coding sequence TTGAAATTCATCGAAAAAATACCAAAGCGCATCAACCGTATTTTAATCTCCGGAGCGCCCGGCGGTTATGACGCCCTGATCCTTGCCGAGTTGGCGCGGGGAAGGGCGGGAGACAGGGACATTGTCTTTATCGCCCGCGACGACGTGCGCCGGACCCGCATGGCCGACGCCCTGTCCTACTTCGCTCCGGAGCTGGAGCATATGGAGTTCCCGGCCTGGGATTGCCTGCCCTATGACCGGGTGTCGCCCGACCCCGGAATCGTCGCCAAGCGCATTGATGCCCTGACCAGGCTGCTTATGCCGCGCACGGAAGGCAAGGCAAGGGTGGTCCTGACCACCGTTTCGGCATTCCTGCAACGGGTTCCTCCCCGCAATTTTTTCGACGGGGCGACCATGCGCGTCGTCGCCGGGGTCTCGCTTCGCATGGATCAGGTTGTCGCCTTCCTGACGTTGAACGGTTATCTGCGATCCGACACCGTCATGAACCCCGGCGAGTTCGCCGTGCGCGGCGGCATAATCGATATATTTCCGGGGGGGAGCGAGTCGGCCTTCCGGCTTGATTTCTTCGGCGACGAAATCGACGCCATCCGCGTCTTTGATTCGATCAGCCAGCGCACCACCGGCAAGGCGGAGGAATTTTCAATCAATCCGGTAAGTGAAATCCCGCTGACCGAGGAGGCCGTTTCGCGATTTCGTTCCGGCTACCGCGAACTGTTCGGAGCGCCGGCGCGCGATGACGTTCTCTACGAAGCGGTTTCCGCCGGACGCCGCCATCGGGGCATGGAGCACTGGATGGCCCTGTTCCATGAGCGGATGGAAACCCTGCTTGATTACCTTCCCGGCGCGGCGCTGGTTCTTGATCATCAGGGCGAGGAAGCCGGCGAGGCGCGCCTTGATTTGATTGCCGAATATTACGCGGCGCGGCGTGTTATTGCCGACGGCAAGACGGCCTCTGCCGCCCCCCCCTATAACCCGGTTCCGGCGCAACGATTATACCTTGGCCGGGAGCAGTGGCAAGCTCTACTAGTAGACAGAAAAGTCTATGATTTATCACCATTTTCCAGTCCTGACGCGGAACTGTCGGTTGATGCCGAGGGACGCCTTGGGCGGGATTTTGCCGATGCCCGCAACAGTCCCGACGTCAATGTTTTTGATGCGCTTCGCGCCCACCTGCAAGTCGAGCGCGAGGGGTGTCGGCGGGTGCTGATCGCCGCCTTCACCGCAGGCTCGCTGGAGCGGCTGGCGAAGGTGATGGAGGAACACGATATCGGCGTCCTCCACCGGATCGAAAGGTGGGATCAATTCCCGGCCATGGATGCCGGTTCGGTAGCGATTTGCGTCTTTGCCGTCGAGCGCGGGTTCACCGCGCCCGGCTTAACGGTGATCGCCGAGCAGGACATTCTCGGCGAGCGCCTGTCCGTCCGGGGGCGGCGACGGGCGCGACCGGAAGATTACATCGCCGAGGCCTCATCCCTGCGCGAAGGCGACCTGGTCGTGCATATCGACCACGGCATCGCCCGCTACGGCGGACTGGTCAATATTGAAGTCGTCGGCGCTCCTCACGACTGTTTGCTGCTGATCTATACCGGCAACGATAAATTGTTCCTCCCCGTGGAGAATATCAACCTTATCAGCCGCTATGGTTCGGAACAGGCAAGCGCCCAGCTTGACCGGCTGGGGGGCGCCGCATGGCAAGCCCGCAAGGCGCGGATGAAACAACGCATCCGCGACATGGCCGATGAGTTGATAAAGGTCGCGGCGGCCCGCGCCCTGCGCCCGGCGCCGACTATGGCCCCCGACAGCGGGGCCTTTGAGGAGTTTTGCGCCCGCTTTCCCTTCGAGGAGACCGAGGATCAGCAGGCCGCCATCACAAACACCATCAACGACCTGGCTTCCGGGATTCCTACCGACCGTTTGGTATGTGGCGATGTCGGCTTCGGAAAGACCGAAGTCGCCATGCGCGCCGCCTTTGTCGCCGCGCTTTCCGGCCGTCAGGTGGCGGTGGTGACGCCGACCACGTTATTGTGTCGGCAGCATTTTCAAACCTTCCGCGAACGCTTTGCCGGATTCCCGATAAAAATCGAACAATTGTCGCGCATGGTAACGCTCAAAAAAGCCAATGAGGTCAAACGCGGGCTTGCCGACGGCTCGGTTGACGTCGTCATCGGCACTCATGCGCTCGTCGCCAAGAATATACAGTTCCGCGACCTGGGGTTGTTGGTTGTCGATGAAGAACAGCACTTCGGCGTGACCCACAAGGAGCGTCTGAAAAAGCTCAAATCCGATGTCCATGTGTTGACCCTGACCGCCACGCCGATTCCGCGCACTCTTCAGTTGGCGCTCAGCGGCGTGCGGGAATTGAGCATTATCGCCAGTCCGCCGGTTGATCGTCTGGCCGTGCGCACCTTCATCCTGCCCTATGATCCGCTGATCATCCGCGAGGCGCTGCTCCGCGAGCGCTACCGGGGAGGGCAAAGTTTCTACGTCTGTCCGCGCATCGAAGATATGGACGGGGTGGCCCGAGGCCTGAAGGAACTGGTTCCCGAGCTAAAATTGGCCTTCGTCCACGGGCGCATGCCGCCGAGCGAGATAGAAGATGTCATGACCGCCTTTTATGACGGCTCCTTCGACGTGCTGCTGTCCACCAACATCATCGAATCCGGCCTGGACCTGCCCTCCGTCAACACCATCGTCATTCACCGCGCCGACATGTTCGGCCTGGCCCAGCTCTACCAGTTGCGCGGTCGGGTCGGGCGCTCCAAGGTCAGAGCCTACGCCTACCTGACTCTGCCGCCGCGCCAGAAGCTGTCGGCCACGGCCGAGAAGCGGCTGGAAGTGATGCACACCCTGGATACGCTGGGCGCCGGCTTCACCCTGGCCAGTTACGACCTGGACATTCGCGGCGCCGGCAACCTGCTCGGCGGCGAGCAGTCGGGCCATATCCGCGAGGTAGGCATCGAGCTTTATCAGCAAATGCTGGAGGAAGCGGTGGCCGAGGCTCGCGGCGTCGATGGGGGAGCGGGGAGCGGGGAGGAGTGGAGTCCGCAAATCGATATCGGCATGCCTGTGCTGATACCGGAACTCTATGTAAGCGACTTAACGGTGCGCCTTAACCTGTACCGGCGCATCGCCCGTCTGGCCGATCCCGGCGAAATCGACGCCTTCGCCGCCGAGATGATCGACCGTTTCGGCGCCCTGCCCCAGGAGGTGGAAAACCTGTTGCAGACGATGGCGGTCAAGCGGCTGTGCATGGAGTGCGGAGTCGACAAGGTTGACGCCGGCCCCAAGGGGGCGGTGGTGTCGTTCCGCAACGCCGACTTCGCCAATCCGCAAGGCCTGATCGGCTTCATCACCGCCAACGTCGGCACGGTCAAGCTGCGCCCCGACCACAAGCTGGTTTTCATGCGCGTCTGGGATAACCACAAGGAAAGACTCGCCGGCGTTCAGTATCTGCTGAAGGAACTGGTCAAAATCGCCGAGGCGGCGGCGGGGTAG
- a CDS encoding Fis family transcriptional regulator → MTASRILVADDDPFTRHLFKTLLTGKGLAPVFATTAREARNLLENSSFNLVVMDQRLPDGNGLDLIKEMRHIHPRLVALLVTGFADVRDAMRAVREGLFDYLTKPFDNLEELESVIDRALELDRAYREIDDLRRALVSGGNIPIVVGRSEAIRSLQQSIKQIAPLDTTVLIEGESGTGKELVARMIHAAGYRAKGPFLAINCGALSESLLESTLFGYEKGAFTGAVRSTAGYFEDAEGGTLFLDEIADTSPKLQASLLRIIQERTFCRLGSTKQRVSDFRLLCASNRPLSGEIKAERFREDLFYRINVVSLSVPPLRQRTEDIGLLAAYFLDQFNARFGKSVGPLLPEAFRRLKAEPWPGNVRQLRNIVERAVALRPDGPLGPDDLDLRAGETDDPDEEVSGLLPYHRAREFFERDYLKRLFAESEGNISEAARLSGISRQNLYVRMKRWGIVADS, encoded by the coding sequence ATGACGGCTTCAAGGATTCTGGTGGCGGATGACGATCCCTTCACGCGGCATTTGTTTAAAACGCTGCTGACGGGAAAGGGTCTTGCTCCTGTTTTCGCCACGACCGCCCGAGAAGCAAGGAATTTGCTGGAGAATTCTTCCTTTAATCTGGTGGTGATGGATCAGCGCTTACCCGACGGCAACGGTCTCGACCTAATCAAGGAGATGCGTCATATCCACCCCCGTCTGGTGGCCCTTCTGGTCACCGGCTTCGCCGATGTGCGCGACGCCATGCGCGCCGTGCGCGAAGGCCTGTTCGACTATCTGACCAAGCCCTTCGACAATCTTGAGGAACTGGAATCCGTTATTGACCGGGCGCTGGAGCTGGACCGCGCCTACCGCGAAATCGACGATCTGCGCCGCGCCCTGGTCTCGGGCGGCAATATTCCTATCGTAGTCGGGCGTTCAGAAGCCATCCGCTCCCTTCAGCAGAGCATCAAGCAGATAGCCCCTCTCGACACTACGGTGCTGATCGAGGGCGAGAGCGGCACCGGCAAGGAACTGGTGGCAAGGATGATCCACGCCGCCGGTTACCGGGCGAAGGGGCCTTTTCTCGCCATCAATTGCGGCGCCCTTTCGGAAAGCCTTCTTGAAAGCACCCTCTTCGGTTACGAAAAGGGCGCCTTTACCGGGGCTGTCCGCTCGACGGCGGGCTATTTCGAGGATGCTGAAGGAGGCACCCTGTTTCTCGACGAAATCGCCGATACCAGTCCCAAACTGCAAGCCAGCCTGCTCAGAATCATCCAGGAGCGCACATTCTGCCGACTGGGCAGTACGAAGCAGCGTGTCAGCGATTTCCGCCTGCTCTGCGCCTCTAATCGTCCACTTTCCGGCGAAATCAAGGCCGAGCGCTTCCGCGAAGACCTCTTCTACCGTATCAACGTAGTGTCCCTATCCGTACCTCCCTTGCGTCAACGCACGGAGGATATCGGGCTTCTGGCCGCCTATTTCCTCGATCAATTCAACGCCCGTTTCGGCAAGTCCGTGGGTCCCCTGCTTCCCGAAGCCTTCCGCCGCCTGAAAGCCGAGCCATGGCCCGGAAACGTCCGTCAATTACGCAACATCGTCGAACGGGCCGTGGCTTTGCGTCCCGACGGTCCGCTTGGGCCTGATGATCTCGATCTTCGCGCCGGCGAGACGGATGATCCTGACGAAGAGGTTTCCGGCCTTTTACCCTATCATCGCGCCCGCGAATTCTTCGAGCGCGATTACCTGAAACGGCTCTTTGCCGAAAGCGAGGGCAATATTTCGGAAGCGGCCCGTCTGTCGGGCATCTCGCGGCAGAATCTCTATGTGCGTATGAAGCGCTGGGGCATTGTCGCCGATTCATGA
- a CDS encoding addiction module antidote protein, HigA family, whose amino-acid sequence MKMKNPPHPGFSVRVACLEPYELSVTEGAKILGVSRSALSHLVNENADLSWEMSIRLAKAFGGTPEGWMRLQFQYDAAHVEERSKRIKVKAFADAVSA is encoded by the coding sequence TTGAAAATGAAGAATCCGCCGCATCCGGGATTTTCGGTGCGCGTGGCCTGTCTGGAGCCGTATGAGTTGAGCGTGACCGAAGGGGCCAAGATACTTGGCGTGTCGCGGTCGGCGCTGAGTCATCTGGTGAACGAGAATGCAGACCTGTCTTGGGAGATGTCCATTCGCCTGGCCAAGGCGTTCGGCGGTACGCCGGAGGGATGGATGCGGTTACAGTTTCAGTATGACGCGGCCCATGTGGAAGAACGGTCAAAAAGAATCAAGGTGAAGGCTTTTGCGGATGCGGTCAGCGCGTGA
- a CDS encoding disulfide bond formation protein DsbA, with amino-acid sequence MLIDYIFDPACPWCFIGKRRLDMALAMRPGLTPKISRRPFLLNQDIPPEGIDRTAHLIRTFGGEARARRVHDAVFEIGQSLGIDFNFAEIRRLPNSMNAHRLIRFAERRGKAEEMIEAVFTGYFTDAVDIGDIGVLTGIGENIGLSGSALGSYLKSDEDVDFIHEENIRVHRLGVNGVPSFIFNENAVISGAQEPRVLARVMDAAAAAANSID; translated from the coding sequence ATGCTGATTGACTATATTTTTGATCCGGCCTGTCCCTGGTGCTTTATCGGCAAGCGTCGGCTGGATATGGCCTTGGCTATGCGTCCGGGGCTAACTCCAAAGATCAGTCGGCGACCGTTCCTGCTGAATCAGGATATCCCGCCGGAAGGCATTGACCGCACCGCTCACCTGATCAGGACGTTCGGCGGCGAGGCGCGGGCGCGTCGCGTTCACGACGCCGTCTTTGAGATCGGGCAATCGCTGGGGATTGATTTCAACTTTGCCGAAATCCGTCGTCTTCCCAACAGCATGAACGCCCACCGCCTGATCCGCTTTGCCGAACGCCGGGGAAAGGCGGAAGAGATGATCGAGGCCGTCTTCACCGGCTATTTCACCGACGCCGTGGACATCGGCGATATCGGCGTTCTGACGGGGATCGGCGAAAACATCGGGCTGTCTGGAAGCGCTCTTGGTTCATACCTGAAGAGCGACGAGGACGTGGACTTCATCCACGAGGAGAATATTCGGGTCCATCGTTTAGGCGTGAACGGCGTTCCCTCCTTTATCTTTAATGAAAACGCCGTCATTTCCGGCGCCCAGGAACCCCGCGTGCTGGCCCGCGTGATGGACGCCGCCGCCGCTGCTGCGAATTCAATTGATTAG
- a CDS encoding prevent-host-death protein, with translation MVTINLAQAKAHLSELLDKVGAGEEVVITRHGRPVARISPAARPKQPLRLQELAEFRAAMPPLRRPSAGLLREARDEGL, from the coding sequence ATGGTCACGATCAATCTGGCCCAGGCGAAGGCGCATTTGAGCGAGTTGCTGGATAAGGTGGGAGCCGGCGAGGAGGTGGTCATCACCCGTCACGGTCGTCCGGTGGCGCGTATTTCCCCCGCCGCCCGTCCCAAACAGCCGCTACGGCTGCAAGAGCTGGCTGAATTTCGCGCCGCCATGCCGCCGTTGCGGCGTCCCTCCGCCGGGTTGTTACGCGAGGCGCGAGACGAGGGGCTGTAG
- a CDS encoding DUF4177 domain-containing protein → MAYTQYKVIHVVEGGCGTLLLGSAGLPIKKLENVLNQHAAEGWSVVFQIIEQKRFMLFWSREAIILTLGK, encoded by the coding sequence ATGGCATACACTCAATATAAGGTAATCCATGTCGTTGAAGGGGGATGCGGAACGTTGTTATTGGGGTCCGCCGGCCTGCCCATCAAAAAGCTCGAAAATGTTTTGAATCAGCACGCCGCCGAGGGGTGGTCTGTTGTATTTCAGATAATTGAACAAAAACGGTTTATGTTGTTTTGGTCACGGGAAGCCATAATTTTGACGCTCGGAAAATGA
- a CDS encoding magnesium transporter produces MMSAVMNCAIYGNGKRIEDVPFEHCGEHDRSDGRFVWIGLYEPEEELLLVAQRQFGLHDLAIEDAHKAHQRPKVELYGDSLFVVLRTAQLQDGRIVYGETHIFAGAGYLISVRHGASLSYTDARKRLERNPEMLKLGEQAALHAVIDFVADNFFPVIDEIARELTEIESHVLNATLDRAGIGRIYRLRQELLGMRNAVSPVLEVCSKLERLHCPILTPEIQPYIRDVQDHVMHVAEAIDNLRAGLAAAFETEMLLAGSRQNDIVRQLAAWAAILAVPTAVAGIYGMNFDNMPELRWEFGYLAVVAVIGAACSLLFWKFKRSGWL; encoded by the coding sequence ATGATGAGCGCCGTAATGAACTGCGCGATATATGGTAACGGCAAGCGCATTGAAGATGTGCCGTTTGAACATTGCGGCGAGCATGACCGCTCGGACGGGCGGTTTGTCTGGATCGGCCTGTATGAGCCGGAAGAAGAACTGTTGCTGGTCGCCCAACGGCAATTCGGCCTGCACGATCTTGCGATTGAAGACGCCCATAAAGCTCATCAACGTCCGAAAGTCGAACTCTATGGCGATTCTCTCTTCGTGGTTTTGCGCACGGCTCAATTGCAGGATGGACGGATCGTATATGGCGAGACGCACATCTTCGCCGGCGCCGGCTATCTGATTTCCGTGCGTCACGGCGCGTCATTATCCTATACCGACGCCCGCAAGCGGCTGGAGCGAAATCCGGAAATGCTTAAATTGGGCGAGCAAGCGGCGCTGCACGCGGTTATCGATTTTGTAGCGGACAATTTCTTTCCGGTGATTGATGAGATTGCCCGGGAATTGACCGAGATCGAATCGCATGTTCTCAATGCGACGCTTGATCGCGCCGGAATTGGGCGGATATATCGTCTGCGCCAGGAATTGCTCGGCATGCGCAACGCGGTTTCGCCGGTGTTGGAAGTATGCAGCAAGCTGGAACGACTGCATTGTCCGATTCTGACGCCGGAGATACAGCCTTATATCCGCGACGTGCAGGATCATGTGATGCACGTCGCCGAAGCTATCGACAACCTGCGCGCAGGCCTAGCGGCCGCCTTCGAGACAGAAATGTTGCTTGCCGGTTCGCGTCAAAACGACATCGTGCGTCAGCTCGCGGCGTGGGCCGCTATCCTGGCCGTTCCGACCGCAGTAGCCGGCATCTACGGCATGAACTTTGACAACATGCCCGAGTTAAGGTGGGAGTTCGGCTATTTAGCCGTTGTAGCGGTAATCGGCGCCGCATGCAGTCTCCTGTTCTGGAAATTCAAACGCAGCGGCTGGCTGTAG
- a CDS encoding lytic transglycosylase: protein MIVNRRFNVSAVIWALLLLWAPPSAAGDVSFVQWLKDLRQEAVSLGISEATLDSALSDVKPLPKVIELDRKQPEFTLSFRQYMDRVVPAARVEKGRQKLEENRALLEKIGREYGVQPRFIVAFWGIETDFGRITGGFPLVQALVTLAFDGRRSAYFRKELINALKIINQGHVTVADMVGSWAGAMGQCQFMPSSFLSFAVDYDGDGRKDIWNTKADVFASAANYLSRSGWKGDQTWGREVRLPAGFDPKLVGLEVNKPMGDWQKLGVLRADGGELPPRDLAASLVTAEKDPGGAAFLVYNNYRAILKWNQSTFFAVAVGSLADRIGGS, encoded by the coding sequence ATGATCGTTAATCGGCGCTTTAATGTTTCGGCAGTTATTTGGGCCTTGTTGCTGCTTTGGGCGCCGCCGTCCGCAGCGGGCGATGTTTCTTTCGTTCAATGGCTTAAGGATTTACGCCAGGAGGCTGTTTCCCTTGGCATTTCCGAGGCCACCCTTGATTCGGCGCTGAGCGATGTCAAGCCTCTCCCCAAGGTGATCGAACTGGATCGCAAGCAGCCGGAATTCACCCTCAGTTTCCGCCAGTACATGGACCGGGTAGTACCTGCGGCCAGGGTCGAAAAGGGCCGGCAAAAGCTGGAAGAAAACCGGGCGCTGCTGGAAAAGATCGGTCGCGAATACGGCGTGCAGCCCAGATTTATCGTCGCCTTTTGGGGAATCGAGACCGATTTCGGACGCATCACCGGAGGCTTTCCCCTTGTTCAGGCGCTGGTCACCCTGGCCTTTGACGGTCGGCGCAGCGCCTATTTCCGCAAGGAACTGATCAATGCGTTGAAGATCATCAATCAAGGCCATGTCACCGTCGCCGATATGGTCGGATCGTGGGCCGGCGCCATGGGGCAATGCCAATTCATGCCGTCGTCATTTCTCAGCTTTGCCGTCGATTACGACGGGGACGGACGCAAGGACATCTGGAACACCAAGGCGGATGTGTTCGCCTCCGCCGCCAACTACCTGTCCCGCTCGGGCTGGAAGGGCGACCAGACCTGGGGGCGCGAGGTGCGCCTGCCCGCAGGCTTCGACCCTAAACTTGTCGGGTTGGAGGTGAACAAGCCGATGGGAGACTGGCAAAAGCTGGGAGTGCTTCGCGCCGACGGCGGCGAATTGCCGCCCCGCGACCTTGCCGCCTCGCTGGTGACGGCTGAAAAAGATCCGGGCGGCGCCGCGTTCCTCGTCTACAATAATTACCGCGCCATCCTTAAATGGAACCAATCGACATTTTTCGCGGTTGCCGTCGGCTCCCTTGCCGACAGGATAGGAGGCAGCTAG